A genomic segment from Chloroflexota bacterium encodes:
- a CDS encoding class I SAM-dependent methyltransferase, protein MNQRVDENWWQHIFDDIYLLTDARSVCDEELTRQEVDFLVGNLDLDKSASILDLCGGHGRHSLELSRRGFKNVTVLDYSGHLVDLGARKAGEEGLNTSFTKGDARNTGLPEGSFQVIIVMASSFGYFEEEKENRKILEEAFRLLAPQGMLLLDLPDRDFVLQSFRPVSVHNVDEDITVKRTRELGDDIIYSREVVSHKQRGCLRDITYCTRLYSHENITQLMQSTGFSSVTCFNNFMNRQALGDFGCMTNRMIAIGKKPG, encoded by the coding sequence ATGAACCAGAGAGTGGATGAAAACTGGTGGCAGCATATATTTGACGATATATACCTGTTGACTGACGCTAGGTCGGTCTGCGATGAGGAATTGACTCGGCAGGAAGTTGACTTCCTCGTGGGAAATCTTGACCTGGATAAAAGTGCCTCAATCCTTGACCTGTGCGGCGGACATGGCCGACATTCCCTGGAACTCTCCAGACGTGGTTTTAAAAACGTGACGGTGCTTGATTATTCCGGGCACCTTGTCGACCTCGGAGCAAGAAAGGCAGGAGAAGAAGGGCTAAATACCAGCTTCACAAAAGGCGATGCCAGAAACACAGGTCTTCCCGAGGGTAGCTTTCAGGTTATTATAGTAATGGCCAGCTCTTTTGGTTACTTTGAGGAAGAGAAGGAAAACAGAAAAATACTCGAGGAAGCATTCCGCCTGCTCGCGCCTCAAGGCATGCTCTTGCTGGACCTCCCCGACCGGGATTTCGTGTTGCAGAGCTTCAGGCCGGTTTCCGTTCACAACGTCGACGAAGACATTACGGTCAAACGTACTAGAGAGCTGGGAGATGACATCATTTACAGCCGTGAAGTGGTCTCGCACAAGCAAAGAGGCTGCCTGCGTGACATTACTTACTGTACCCGTCTCTACAGCCACGAGAATATCACGCAACTAATGCAGTCTACCGGCTTCTCGTCGGTTACCTGTTTCAATAACTTTATGAACCGTCAGGCCCTGGGAGACTTCGGCTGCATGACCAACCGTATGATTGCCATCGGCAAGAAGCCAGGATAG